The genomic stretch CAATTTAACAATCAAACTGATGTGCAGGTGCAGCAACAGCAAAACGCCTATCAGGATGCACTCAAGGTTCAAAATGAACAGCTCCATCAGAGTCATGTGCCATCTCCATCATTTACAAAATCAGACTTCAGTGATTCAAGCACAAAGTTCTCTGCATCTACTACTCCTAGACAGAACATGCTTGGTACACTGTGTCCTGAGGGGAGCGGAAATCTTTTGAGCATGTCCAGTGCTGGTCATTCAATGCCAACTGAGCAGTCACCTCAACAATCCTGGGCTTCTAAGTATGCACATGGACAAGCCAATGCTTTTTCCAACTCAATGTCATTTCCACCATTTAACGAGAAAGACAACGCAGTCGAGCAAGAGAATTTAAATTCAGATACCCATAATCCTACTCTGTTTGGTGTTAATATTGAATCTTCTGGACTTCTATTCCCAAACACTGCACCCAGTTTTGCGACTTCGTCAAATGATGCTGACATTTCAATGCCTTTAGGGAACTCAGGATTTCAGAGCTCTCTGTATGGTTGCATGCAAGACTCATCTGAGTTGTTGCACGGTGCAGGGCAAGTTGATCCACCAACCCCCAACAATTGTACATTTGTCAAGGTGTGAGCTGAAAGTAATTGGGTGtttttgcttttcaattttattgCTTTCATCTTTAAAAATTGGTGGACAGATGATACTGTGTTGCTAGTGCAGGTTTACAAGTCAGGGTCGGTTGGCCGCTCAATTGACATCTCCCGGTTCAGCAGCTATCATGAGCTGCGAGAAGAGCTGGGACAGATGTTTGGAATTGAGGGGAAGTTGGAATATCGTCTTAGATCAGGCTGGCAGCTTGTATTCGTTGACAGGGAGGATGATGTGCTTCTCCTTGGAGACGATCCATGGGAGTAAGTTCTCGGATCATTTACATATTACTCTGTTTACCATTAGATTACCTGTATACTAATTTAATTCTTTGACTAGTTAAACTACTGGATAttgtatagaaaaaaaaaaggaatatggTTTACATTTTTGGGGAACAAGCAAAtgttatcatggtatcagagtgagaggttttaagttgaATTATTGAAGTGTTAAATGTGAATGCATGATACGAGGTGTTTTATTATTGAAAATAATATCGAAAAGGCATTTTGACCCGTAAGGAATAGTTTCTTTAGTCTTCTCTTGAACATTTCCTTTTAGGCAGTTACTGAAGTATATTTAACCATGCATTATATGAGGGAGCAACAAGTAATAAGACATTTTTGAGGTCTCACTAATATATGAAATCATATTCAGGTCATTTGTGAACAATGTTTGGTATATCAAGATACTTTCTCCCGAGGATGTGCACAAAATGGGGCACCGAGCAGTTGAATCCTTTAGCCCAAATACGGGTCAAAGGTTGAACAGCAGTGGCTGTGAAGGGCAAGATGTTTCAGGGCTACCGTCTCTTGGCTCACTTGAATATTGAAACTTGTTGGTTGTGTGAAACCGTTCCATGTTTTGCTTCTAGTCCTCTTACTATGGGAGACACTTCCAGTTGAATGCATTAGCATGCGATATGAAGCTCAATCTGGTGTTCTCTCTCCTGCCCCCTCTTTTGGCGTGCATTTTCATGGGTATTGTATGGCTTATCTTTTAGAGACCGTTAAGCTCTGATGAAAAAGATGTTTATGGttaaatatatttgaagttTGGGAAAATCATTCAACGTTAAAGATTTGTAGCATTGCATCCTTAGAAGGATTTTTCTTGTTTCCAGCAGCCAATTTAGCATCCAGAAATTATTGATTATGAAGTGCACTTTTTGTGGGTGCAGCAGCATTATTCTTGCTCTTCCATTTCTGAACGATTATGtgatgcatatatacatatatatatatatatatatatatatatatatatatatgtatatgtatacacatacatacatatgtatatgtgtgtgtgtgtgtgtgtgattatGAAGTGCACTTTTTGTGGGTGCAGCAGCATTATTCTTGCTCTACCATTTCTTAACGattatgtgatgcatacatacatgtgtgtgtgtgcgcgcgcgcgctcTACCATTTCTTAACGATTATGTGATGCATgcatacgtgtgtgtgtgtttcttTTAGTTGTAGTGTAATCCTATCATTCTAGGGAAGCCTCGTCTCGCAGTTGCATGTAAATGCTCGGAGGTACTGAACCTTGTACTTGTAAACAATTGaaccaaaaagttcaccaagGTCCTTAGTCGAACGTGGAAtcaaacatcctcaaggactcatCAATTTGACCCATTGAGTTTGCATTGGCGCTTGTAAGTTTGGTGGGGCGAGAAACTGAGACGACCTTAGGGTTTGAAGTTTATGTCAAGTAGGGTTGACCTCTTGGACCTCATCTTAttaaacaaaggaaaagacgaTGTCTCATCCGATGTAAACGTCTCAAGTCTTCATCCGAGTATAGAAGTTTGGGGACAGAGTAGGCCCAATCTCACATGTGAGGTTTATAAATTATATCAATTTGTGAGGGCTTGAGATTCCTTTGTGAACAAATTCACCACTTCCTCCATCCCCTCTACCCTTCCAAGGGCAATTAATATGGAATGGGTTTTCAGTTATAATGATTTTCCAATTTAATAATACATTATCATGTGGCAAAAAACTTACAAATGACAATGCATTAGTGAACTAGGAGGTCAACCCCTACATCCCAAGTTCAAAACTCATCATCCCTTAAATTAATGTAGCAGTTTTGAATCCTCCTCCTCCCCCACCgcttaataaaataaatcaaaaaataaaaaaataaaaaccggaAGGGTACGTAGCGATGAACCACGCAAGTCCTCCTAGGTGTCCAGAAGCACttaattgcatgcatattgTAAACTTGTCATGACCACCACAATTTCTACCAAAAGATAGCATGCATCGGACAACTGTACAAAGAAAGatgctttgtttgtttgtttgtttgttttgcaaTAAGAGGACCTAGTGAGAGAAAAAAAACGTAGCAAAAATGGAAGCCTTCCCTCTCTGCATGATCATTGCTTTGTTATCAGTTGCTGAATATTTTTTCATCACTCGTCTCGTCCACCGCGGCAAATATGAGAATTGGAAAAACTCCCCGCCAGGACCTGTTGGATGGCCGATACTCGGCAACCTTCTTCAACTCAGCAGCAGCGAAATACATGAACACTTGTTTAAGCTATCCAAAATTCATGGCCCGCTCTTTAGCCTGAAATTGGGTCCAAAGCCGGTCATTGTGGCAGCTTCGCCGGAAATGGCACGCCTTATCCTCAAGGAACAGGAGGCTGTTTTCTCCAGTCATATCGCCAACAAGATCGCCCAAGTCGTGTCATATGATGACACCTCTCTTGTATATTCTCCCATGGGTACACGATGGAGAGTGTTCAGAagaatatttaataaaaatatctgTTAATTTGATAAGAGGTACATACATGCTagactggtttttttttttttttcgattctATTTCAAATGATTGGGGCTGTTGACAAGTGATTTTGAAATTACTAAGAGCtcatttgaaagtgcttttaaaatgactaaaaatgcttttgttgaaattaattttagggTCATTTTAGTTTCAGCCCTAAGACTAAAACCTTAATTGTCATATTTTGATTAAGGTCCTTAGCCTCATTTAAGAAATTTAATTCATGCATTTaatgtcccacaaattatgaaattcagacaaattcaaataatactttttaaatataaataaatacttaaaaatcaattttggcgtaatattgttcttcacaaaaattatagcaaaacaataatgtacccacataaatattaacatatttaaaaaaaaaatatatatatatatatatatatataattagcatgggtacattttgcAAAATAtggatacaaatacaaataaagtttaaaaatataggCACAGAAAAGAATTAATAAAGGGgttgcaaatttaaaaaaaaaggttgcaaattaaaaatgagtacaaagtaaaaataaaaatatatgataaaaatatttagccataaatataaatataccaaatataACGTTTTGAACACTAAATGaattatttagaaataaaaattattttattattgaaataattaatgacatttattaaaatctaaggactttgatcaaaaattgaaaagcaatAAGGAAATCAAGAGTAAGAAAAATAGGGATGGGACCCTAACTTTTCCTTAATtttaggttccaaaagcacttttaagtgctttttggaatCAGCACTTTAGTGCTTTTCTAGGATCCTCTTGAATTTTTAcgaagaattggtttaaaaaacattttcattaaaaacgcttttagttattttaaaaacacttttgaatGAGCCCTAAGAACACTTCCAGAAGACCAAATGCACTTTGACTATATTTAGCAGAAAAAGTTAAAATACTTCAAAAAATGGCAagcatttaaatttttatgtgcttccGGTAAAAACACTTATGAAAAGAATTCTTCTTTAAGAAACCATTGAACGTTGTTGGCacgaaattttttatttgggcAATTTCATTGTTGCGTTTTGATACTAATCTACATGCTATAATTAATAATAGTGAAATATATGACTGTATTAGTGACACCGCTTAACTAGATTGCGAGTTTAGTTCATTCTTATAATAAAATCCTCTCCTATACATTGAGGATATGCTTAAGTATTTGGGAAAATTGTCAAACTTAATACACACATGAAATAtcggagaaatttttttttcagatattgaaaaagaaattttcatttttatattgaTATTGATACTCGCAAAAAATTAGAAATCTGAATATGGTTTATTCTTTCAATTGTTTATAGGTCCATGGATTACTGAAGCAGCTCTATTCAGCTTCTTCGGCAAAGAATCTGAGGGTTTTCATCACCATAGCCAACATTACAAGTAACCTTGCATGCAGTAAGAGCCTTTTTGAATACACAACAAAGGAAGGGGGAGAAATGAAACGATCATTAAGAGAATTAGTAAAAGCTCTCGGCTTAGGCAATGTTGCTGATTTCTTCTCATTATTCAAGCCTTTTGATCCTCAAGGGCTCAAGAGGAGAACATTGGCGATCTTTCGGAAACTTTTCATTCACAACTAGAGGTGTTGCAACAGGCTTGCAACCAaccattttgaatttttgtagaAGTGTTTTTGCTTATTTCTTTTGAGTAATAAAGATACCGTCATTTGATTGAATGATACTAATTTCCAAAACATAATGCAACATGCCTAGATCACTCATCTCATTTTCCCTCATCATGTCATTCTTGAAATTCAAGATCATTTTATCACTACTTCCAGTATAAACCAAATCATCAACATATAAGGAAACAATAAGGATATCTGAAATACCTTCagttttgacatggatggcatGTTCATTCTCACTTCTTTGAAATCCCCTTTcattgaaatatgagtcgatctCTCCATACCATGCTCTCAGAGCTTGTTTCAGGCCATAAAGTGCCTTATTAAGCTTGTACACCTTGTGCTCTTGTCCATTAAGAACAAATCCTTGAGGTTAATCAACGAACGCCTCTTCTTTTAGGACCCCATTTAGGAAAGAAGACTTGACGTCAAGTTGGTGTAGAAACCACCCCTTATGAGCAGCTTCAGAAATAAGGCCTCTAATTGTTTCATGCCTAGCTACCGGTGCAAAGGTTTCTTGGAAATCAATCCCAAGTTTCTGAGAATAACCCTTTGTTACCAATCTAGTTTTGTTCCTTTGAATGGAACCATCTTGATCAAGCTTAGTCTTATAAATCCATTTCACTCCAATGACGGAGTTGTCACAAGGTTTGTCCACTAGTTCCCATGTCTTGTTTTTCACAATGACATTAATCTCCTCTTGCATTGCAGCCTTCCATGTATCTTTTTTCACTGCATCATCAAAGTTTTTCGGTTCTACAACACAGAAATTGCACCTTTCATAGACTTCATTTAAGCTCCTTAACTGAACCAATGTTGAACTTGGACTCGAAGGTGTGGGAGAGTGAACTTGAGGATTGTTTTCAGGTGACAATTTTGGAATTTCCAGCTCAATTTCCTCTTCATTTGGCtaattttcttcttcaattttgatTAGTGCAAATTCCTCTCGGATGGTTGCTTGATTCTAATCCCACGAAGATTTCTCACTAAAGGGAACATCTCTACAAACCacaactttcttcttttttaagttATAGAGTCTATACCCTTTTGTGTGTGAAGATAGCCTATGAAAATGCATCTTTCACTTGACTCATCAAGTTTTTGTCTTAGTTCTTTCGGAACATAAGCAAAGCAGATTGACCCAAACATTCTCAAGTGATTCACGGAAGGTTTTGTTCCACTACATGCCTTAAATGGTGTCTTGCCTTCAACCGCCACTATCGAATGCCTATTCATCAAGTAGACCACTGTATTAACTGCCTCACCCCACAAATATTGAGGCATTCCCTTGTCATGCAACATTGCCTTAGCCATTTCGACTATGGTTCTGTTTTTTCACTTAGCTACTCCATTTTGTTATGGAGTGTAGCTGACAGTAAGCTGCCTTTCCAAGTCAATATCTTGACAAAATTTATCAAATTCCGTGATTGTGTACTCTGACACTTCGAA from Pyrus communis chromosome 7, drPyrComm1.1, whole genome shotgun sequence encodes the following:
- the LOC137740778 gene encoding ferruginol synthase-like yields the protein MEAFPLCMIIALLSVAEYFFITRLVHRGKYENWKNSPPGPVGWPILGNLLQLSSSEIHEHLFKLSKIHGPLFSLKLGPKPVIVAASPEMARLILKEQEAVFSSHIANKIAQVVSYDDTSLVHGLLKQLYSASSAKNLRVFITIANITSNLACSKSLFEYTTKEGGEMKRSLRELVKALGLGNVADFFSLFKPFDPQGLKRRTLAIFRKLFIHN